Below is a genomic region from Nitrospira sp..
CGGCGTCGCGGTGCTTCCGCAATCCGGAGGGCAGGTCCGTCCGCCTTGGGTCGGATCAGGCAAATTCGATTCGAATTTCTGCAGCTGACATTGACTGAGTTTTCCACCCTCTTGATTGCCGCAGCGGGACGGCACGGACGAGCGGCCGATCTCGTGATAACCGTCGGGGCAGACTCCGCAGACCGCCAGCAGATTGGCCCCTAGTGGAACGCATTCCACCAGCGTGGGATCCCCGTCTTTGCAAATGGACGGCGCCTCCGTTATGCCGGTCACGGCGTAGCCGTCCGGGCAATGTCCGCACGTTTTCCTGATGCTCTTCGGCTCCGCACCGGCATTGTCGGCCTGCACAGGGCTCGATAGGGCGAGGAACAGACTCATCACCATCATCCATGCACAGAAGCCTCGCACCGTCTGGCGATCACCGATCGTCACCATCGTCACCCCCTGGCCAACTCCTTCAACGAATTGCGAATGAGTTCCTGCAAGCTGAGCATCGCCGGCCGGTCTTGTCGAACCCGTTTCAGCGCCTCTTTCGCGTCCTGCACTCGATAGCCGAGGTTTGTCAGGGCAGACAATGCATCCTCGAGGACGCGCTCGTGTGTCCCTCCAGGGCCATGAGCGGAAGACTCCAGGCCCGAATCCAGCTTGCCCAGCTTATCCTTCAGCTCCAGGACGAGTCGTCCCGCGGATTTCTTCCCGATGCCCGGGACGGTTTCGAGTTTTTCCACGTCGCCCGCGTGGATCGCCGACACCAGGTCTGCCACCGGCAACGCGGAGAGCATGCCCAGCGCGGTCTTCGGGCCGACTCCCGACACCGTCGTCAGCAGCAGGAACGTCTCCTTCTCCTGCCGGCTGCTGAAGCCGAAGAGTTGGATCGCGTCCTCGCGTACATGGGTATGGATGTTCAGAGAGAGCGACGCATTCAGGTCAGGCAGACCGTAGTACGTGCTGAGCGGGATCAGAACGTCGTACCCGACCCCCTGAACATCAAGGGTCAGATGCGTCGGCGCCTTGAAGGCCAATCGGCCCGTCAGTGAGGCGATCATGAATCCGTCGTGGGACGCGCCGGAGCGGAAGCGGTCCGGCCGGCGGCTAGCCGGCCGTAGCGGCGGCGACTTTTTCCATTACATCGTCCGGGATGTCGAAGTTGGCGTGCACCTTCTGAACGTCGTCATGTTCGTCCATGACTTCCATGAGCTTGAGCATCTGTTCCGCGTCTTTTTCTTCAAGACGGACCGTATTCTGAGGGACGAACGTGAGCTCCGCCAGCGATGTATCGACTTTCGCATCCGCCAAGGCCTTCTTGACGGCTTCGAAGTCATGGGGGTTGGTGACGACCTCGAAGCTCTTCTCGCCGGACTTCACATCTTCCGCGCCAGCATCCAACGCGAGCGACAGCAACGCGTCTTCCTCGACCTTGCCTTTGTCGATGGTCAGCAGCCCCTTCTTCTGGAACTGCCAAGCGACTGCGCCGGCCTCCGCCATGTTGCCGTGATTCTTGGTGAAGAGGCTGCGGATCTCGGCCACCGTACGATTTCGGTTGTCGCTGGTGATTTCGAGCAGCAGGGCCGTTCCTCCTGGACCGTACCCTTCAAGGCTGAATTCTTCGTAGGAGACTCCGGGCAGCTCTCCTGTGCCGCGCTGAATGGCCTTCTTCATCGTGTCGCCCGGCATATTCGCTTCCTTGGCCTTCGCAATCGCCAGCCGCAACCGGGGATTGCCGTCCGGATCGCCTCCGCCTCGAGCCGCAATGGTCAACTCCCGGATGATGCGGGTAAAGACCTTGCCGCGCTTCGCATCCTGAGCCGACTTGTGGCGTTTGATCGTGGCCCAATGGCTATGGCCGCCCATAAATACCTCTCCCCAGTCGATCCCGAATTCGACTGTCCAGTATAGAGATTCTCCTTTGCGGTAGTTCGGTACAGGTAACACAGGGTTCAGAAGGGTGTCAATTACGAGGGCGCGGGCGCGAACCACCCGTTCGATCCGACGGCTATTCAGAATAGATGAGCAACTGCGCGCCGATGACCACAATCAGACAGGCCCAGATGATCTCCGATCGTAGCGGTGTCTGTTGTTCCCTCACCCAACCCGACAGCAGTTTGCTGGAACCGGCCGTCACGGCCATCGTCCCCATGATGGCATGATGCAGGGCAATCTTTTCCCCGGAGGGGTGGTCGCCATGGGAATGGGCGAACAGCATCAGCCCCCCCACGATCGCCATGAGCGGAAGCGGGGCCATCCACCAGACCAGGCGCAGTCCGCCACGCCGTCGAATCAGCTCAATCGACCCGACGGCTACAGCGGCGAGCCCGAACACCTTGTGCTGGACGATCTCGGGCTCTTGTCCAAAGAACGATTGGGTAAAGGTCAGGGAGCCGATAGGCCAGGCATCGTGATCGCTCCAAATCATCAGAAACAGGCCGGTGGTGAGCATGGCGGCCGGGGTTACAAATCTAGCCCAGCTCAGCGCCGTCCATCGGAAGGCATGGCTCAACTCCGCCAGTCCGATCAGCACCACAAAGAGTCCTGCCACATGGTGGTTCCGCTCGGAATAGGCGATCCCACGGAGCGAGCCTTCCCAACCGTCCGAAGAACCCGCATGTCCGTCATGATGAGACTCGGCCGTAACCGCCGCGTGACGCGGTTCACCATGCTGGGCGGAGGACAGGGACGGCGCCAGGGCCATCCACAGAAAGACACAGAGAAGGAGTGGCCCGACCTGCCGCCTCGTCATCCAGACACGATCAGCCATGAAGGCAGAGAAAAGGCCTATCCGGAGCGCCGGACAGGCCTTTATAGACGTCGTTCCCGACCGAGTGCGCATCTACATGAATTTCATGAACTTGTCTTTGGCATCGTCCATCACTTGCGCCGTAATCGTCGCAACGCCGCGCTCTTTGGCCAGCCGTTCGATCTCCTTGCGGGCCATCGGACGGATGAAGTCGGGGATGTTGTCGAGCCGCTGCTCCGCTTCGCGCGTCCAGGCAATGCCGTTGGGTGAGTCGTTCTTGGAATCGTCCATCACTTGCAACGTGATGGTTGTATAGCCTTGCTTTCTGGCATAGGCTTCCACACTGCTCTGAACCATCGGCTTGACGAAAGCCGGGAGCCGGTCGAGTTTTTCTTTGGCGTCGGCCGTCCATGTGAACTCTGAATTCGCCGGCGCGCCGCTGGCCGGCTTACCGGAAGACGTGAGACCCATTTCAGCCACCATCGCAGAGAACGGGCAACCGCTGCTTCCCCCCTTGTCGCCGCTCTTGTGGGCAGAGGCGGGCGACGCGCCAACCGGTTGGCCGCCCTGAATCTTCTCGTTCAAGTAGGCAGCCATCTGACCAGAGCCCGCCAATGCTTCGTCTTTCAGGGTTCCTCTCGTCATTTCGAACGGCTCCGGGGCAACGGTCCTCCCACCCAATTTCACGCCCAGCGAACTGACCATTTGCGTTTCGCCTGGATTGGTCACCATCGAAAATTTCGCTCCGCAGGACGGGCAGCCGAAAAACACTCCGAGGGACCCTTCCCCGGGCTTCTCGACCTTTTCGAAGTTCATATAGGTTTCGCAATTAAGACACACGAATTTCATGGCATCTCCTCTTGGATGAGCGTCACAGTTTTTCGGCCAAGACCTTCTTGTAATCCAGCAGCGTTCGAATACGCCCGGCGACTTCCTGGTAACGCTGGATGGTCGGATACGTCTCATCCAGCAACGGTTCGCCCTTATCGAAGGTACGGGCAAGTTTCCGGTCAAAGGGGATACGGCCAAGAAGAGGGAGATCCAACACTTCGCACATGGCTTCGGTATTGCCTTCGAACAATTCGTTTTGCTCCCCGCACGACGGGCAGCGGTACTCGCTCATGTTTTCGACGATGCCCAATACTTTAATCCCCATGTCCCGAGCATACGTAACGGACTTCTGGACGACATCGGATGCGACCTCGGAGGGGGTCGTGACGACGATCGCGCCGGCCAAATCGGGAATGAAGCCGGCGATGACAGGCGGTTTGTCCGCGGCGGCACCAGGCGGGAGATCCGCAAGCAAATAGTCCAACTCTCCCCAGACGACGTCGGCCAAAAACTCTCGAATGACGTTCATTTCCATCAGTCCCAGCCAGACCGGGCTGACATCCATGGGGCCTTTCCACCTCACAGGGGACGCGGCCCCGAGAAAGAAGTCCATGGAGGCGACTTTGATGCCCAATGGTCCGATGGGCGGAACCGCCCCTTCGGGGGTCATGGTCAACGACCGGCCATGCAGGCCGAGCATGCGAGGAACACAGGGGCCGTTCAGATCCACATCGAGCAGGCCGACACGACTGTGCTGCCGCGCCAACGCCAGCGCCAGATTGACCGTGGTCATGCTCTTGCCCACACCGCCCTTGCCGCTCATGACCACCAGCTTATGCTTGATGCCCGCCATTCTGGCCTGCACCTGCTGCATCTGCTCGGTGATTTGCTGTACGACCTTGGCGTCGTCGGAGTACCGAAGCTTACCGAGAATCGTCTTCAGATCCTTTTCGGGAGCCATATCGACCGCCTCGTCAAACCTGTGGATATTGCGAGAATGTACGCTAACATAAGGGTTTCCGGAGAGTCAAACCAACCGCCTGCCGGACCAATGGGACTGTCGCCTTTCCGATCCACGACTGTCCCCGTCCTGAACAAAATGGGACCCGTACGGCTCCGCCGAGCCAGTCCCTCAGATCGAATACTGAAACGTCGGCTTGGCTCCGATGGCGTGCGCCAGGACACCGCGGCGTTTCAACTCCTCGATGATCCGGCGGGTCGCCGCATCGAAATCCGCTGGTCCCGTCAAGATGATGTCCGTTCCGGCGGGCGCCTCCTCTGGCACCTTGCTCATGTGCACGGCAATGACCGGCGCCGGGTGCACCAGCGTTCGGATCGCCTGGGCGGCTTCGGCATACCCCATCCCGAACGGATTGGTCGTGGAGACCACGATCAAACCCGTGTCGATAAGCAGCCGCGCTACTTCTCCGTAACGGCGAGCCATCTCGGTCGTCTGCCCTCGCTCGTGTTCCGAGAGATCGGCGTCGAGACCCCGCCGGAGATTTTCTCCGTCGAGCAGATAGGCATGTCGCCCATCGGCTACGAGCCGGCCCTCCAGTTTCTTGGCCAGAAAGGACTTGCCCGTATGCCGCCCGCCGGTCACCAGGACGATCGCCGCCCGGTGGCCGTATTGTTGAGCCCGCTCCTCGATGCCGACTTCCCCTTTGACCCAGGCGAAATCCCGTCGCCGCGCTTCCTCGCGGAGGAATTCCTGATCGTCGTGAACCACTTCCGTAATGATCCCGCCGCCCGCGATGTCGTACTCGTCCACTAAGACGAACCGACCGGTGGCTTCAAAGGAGGACGACAAGTCGAACGCGACCGGAGCCTTCGTCCGCACCGTCAGTTCTGCCACCTGATTTCTCGCAACCGATGCGCTGTCCTGCTGCTGGGCTAGATCCATGGTGTCGATGATCTTGTGAATCACGGCGATCTCGCAATCCACTTCCTTCGTCGCGACGCGCAGGAGATATTTGCGGCCCTTCTCCAATGGACGCCGCCCGAGCCAGAACAGATTGGCACGAAACGCGGTCGACACCAACGGCAACTGCGTGTGATGGGTGGCCACCTCGCCTCGCTCGATGAAAATCTGCTCGTCGAGCGTGACGCCGACCGACTGACCGGCTTCTCCACCGGTCGGCGGCGGGTCGATATTGAACGCTTCGACGGACCGGATGTTGGCGCGCTTGTTCGAAGGGGAAAAGACCAGGTGGTCTCCGATCTTCAGCCGGCCCGCCGTGATGCGGCCGGTGATGATCCGCCGCGCATCGAACTTGTAGACATCCTGGATCGGAAACCGGAGCGGCTGCTCAGACCTGGCCGTTTCCTTCTTGAACAGATGCAGCGTGTCCAGGACCGTTGGGCCTCCGTACCAGGTCATGGCCCCGCTGCGCTTGGCGATGTTATCGCCCAATTTCGCGCTGACCGGTATGACTCGTTCGGGCACGGCCCCGAACTGGCTCAGGAATTCCCGATATTCCTTCTCAATCCCGTCGAACACATCCTGCCGGTAACCGACAAGATCCATCTTGTTGACGACGACCGCGAACTGGCGCACGCCCAGGAGCGAGAGCAGGTAGCCGTGTTTCTTCGACTGCTCTTTCACGCCTTCGAGTGCGTCGATCAGGAGGAGGGCGGCTTCCGCCCGAGCGGCCCCTGAAATCATGTTCTTCAGAAACTCCTTGTGCCCCGGTGCGTCGATGATGATGTACTGGCGGCCTTGCCAGATGAAAAACGTGCGCGCTGTATCGATCGTAATGCCCTGTTCCTGTTCCTCGAGAAACGCATCGAACAGAAACGCGTACTCGAATTCCTTGCCTTGCTGCCGGCAAATCGCCTGCACTTTTTCCAGCTTGCCGTCCGGGAGCGATCCCGTGTCCGCATAGAGTCGGCCAAGCAGCGTCGACTTTCCGTGATCCACGTGGCCGACGATGACGATGTTGAGCGTCTCGGATGGCTTGTTGGTCGTTGTATCCATGTCACACTCTTGACGGAATCCTCAAACGGACAGCCAGCATCGCCGCAGGCGAGAAACAACCCGAGGCGTACGTTTTGTTGTACGTTGAGGATTGTTTAGAGCCGAGAAGGAAGCTGGATGCCTGTGTCAGCATTCTGGCTACATGTACCCGTCTTTGCGTAGGAGTTCCATCCCGCGTCCCTCGTCTTGCGCGCGGCCGGATCGCTCCGCCACCGTTGTGTGGCGCAGTTCCTCGATAATGTCGTCCACGCTCTTGGCCGTCGATTTGATCGGCATCGTGCAGGGGGCGCATCCGAGGCTCCGATACCGGGAGCCGTCGCCCTTGTCGAGGTACAAGTCGATGAAGGGGATATTCTCCAACTTGATGTATTCCCAGATGTTGATCTCCGTCCAATCCAACAACGGGTGAATGCGGATATGGGTCCCGGGCGGAAAGGTCGTCTTGAACTGGTCCCAAAGCTCCGGCGGCTGATCCCGAAAATCCCAGTCGCCGTGCTTGTCCCTCGGTGAGAAGTAGCGCTCCTTCGCCCTGGTCCCCTCTTCGTCCGCCCGAACGCCGAGGATCACGCCCGTGTAGCCCTTTTGTTCAAGCAGCTGCTTCAGACCGTTCGTCTTGAGCGCCGTGCAACAGGTCACCCGGCCCAACGTGTGATTCATGCCGGCGGCGAGCGCTTCCTTGTTTTGCCCGACGACGAGATTGAGATGCCACTCGCGCGCCAATCGGTCCCGATACTCGATCATGGCGGGAATCTTGTAGCTGGTATCCACATGCAGCAGGGGAAAGGGGACGTGGCCGAAGAAGGCCTTGCGCGCCAGCCATAACAGGACGGTCGAATCCTTCCCCATCGACCAGAGCATGGCCAGGTTGTCGAAATGCTTGTACGCTTCACGAAGAATGTACACGCTTTGATCTTCAAGCTGACGCAAATGCTTCACGGGTCGATCCTCTCCTCACGTACGCATCAACCGCCCGAAACCGCGACGATGGACTGCCGGCTGAGCGCTTCGAGCTTTCGCGCCGCGGCGCCGTTTTCGATGGCCCGCCGCGCCCGCGGCACGCAGGCGGCCAGCGAGGACTCCTTCCCCGCGGCATAGAGCAACATCGCGGCGTTGAACAGCACCCAGTCGCGCGGGCCGCCCGGCACCTGATTGTGCAGGATGCGGCGGAGGAGCAGCGCCTCTTTGTCCCGCTGCTCGGGCGGAAACCCGCCCATCTCGCGCGATGTCCCGAGACTCAGCCCCACGTCTTTCGGCGCGAGGGTCAGGGGAGTGATCCGGTCGTCGCGCAGCTCCAAAACTTTGGTCACCATCGCGATCGACAGTTCCGGATCTCCTTCGACGCCACGGATCACGAGCGCTCTCGGCGCCCCCAACATCCGTAGCGCCTCCGCGGTCTTTTCAAAATAGGGCGGGTGGGTCAACCCTATCACTTGAGAACGGCTGCGGGCCGGATTGAGCAATCGCGCAACCGGATGAAACACGTTTCGCACGCCGAGTTCCCGCCGCAATTCAAGAAATCGGTAGAGCGGAGGGTGATAGAGTGCGATGTCCAGATAGGCGAATCCCTCTTTCGTCACGACCTCCCCTGCGGCCTTCGCATCCAGATCGGTCGGGATGCCCAATGCATCCAGGACTCCGGCTTGGCCCGGCCGACCGGGGATTCCGTCGTATCCATGCATGAGCACGGCCGCACCGGCCGCTGCCGCCACGATGGCCGCGCCGGCCAGCGCATGAAAGGTGTCCTGTTTGCCGGCGTAACTCGGCAGATCCACCACGCCGAGTTCTTGTGACACCCGAACCGGCGGCACATAGGAGCGAGCGGTTGCGGTAAAGGCCGCAAGTTCGGTGACCGACTCCATTTTCACCCGCATCGCGACCAGGAAGGCGCCGACCTGCGCCGGAGTGGCCTCGCCCTCGATGAGCGCTTTCATGGCGCGCTTGGCCTCGTCCCAGGTGAGGTCCTTGGACGCTTTCTGCCCCTTGGCGATTTTCGCGATGAGCTCGTGCATCGCCATCAGGAGGCCTTGTGGAGCCCGCACTCCGTTTTCTCACGCCCTTGCCACCGGCCGGACCGAGGATCGTCCCCGGGCAGCACCGGTTTCGTACAGTGCGTGCAGCCGATGCTGGGATAGTTGCGATCGTGCAATTCATTGTAGGGCACTTCGTAGACTTTGATGTACGTCCAGACCTCGGCCCAGGTCCACGTCGCCAGCGGGTTGATTTTGACCAGCCCGAAGGCATGGTCCCATTCGATCAACTTGGCGTTGGCTCGCGTCGAAGACTGTTCTCGCCTGATGCCGGTGATCCAGGCATCGTAGTCTTTCAATACTCTGGCCAACGGTTCCACCTTCCGGATCTTGCAACACTGATCGGGATCCCTGGCCCATAAGGCTTCTCCATGCCGAGCCGCCTGATCCACGGGCGTCAACAGCGATCTTACTTGTCGTATTTGCGCCGGCTTCAGGTTGTATCGTTCGGTGATCCGATCTCTGGTCGCGTACGTTTCGGGAAACAAGAAGTCCGTGTCGAGATAAAACAACGGCACCGACGGATTGATCCGATGCACCATGTCGACCAACACAACATCTTCCGCGCCGAAGCTGCACGCCAGGACGATCTTCGGCGCATAGCGTTGGATCGCGGCAGTCAACACGTCCTGCGGCTGCTTCGACGCGAATGAGTCGCCCCAGACCCCTATGTCTTCAGCCGATCCCTGCGTCATACGATACCTGCTATTCGACTTTCTCGACCAAGATCCGGAAATGCGCCGCCTCCGGCTCTAACGCCTCCTGGAGATGGATGAGGTGCCCGTCGTTCTTCAAACTCATCGGCACATTCTTAATCGGCTCTCCGGCGTCCAGCCACACTTCCAGTTTCTCGCCGGCATCCATCATTTCCAGCTTCAACTTCGTCTTCACGTAATTCATCGGACAGGCGACGCCCCGCAGATCGTACAGCGGCGCACCGGTCGGCATAGGCGCAGCTGGCTTAGTCGGCGCAGGGGGCGCTGGCACCTTCGCTTCCGTCGCTTCCGTGGTCGGTGACAACTTCAGATCTTTCCCCATCTGATCCGTCGCCGCACGGCAGGCATCGACAAACCCTTTCGCAAACGCCATCTTGGCCTTGGCCGATTCCAACGTCGTGTCCTTCGGACCCAGATCCCCGACCTTCTGGCCCAGGTCTCGATACTGCGGCGGCACGACTCCCTCGCCCGCGATGCGACGTTCGAATTCACCGAACGTTTCCGCATCGGTCGACGGCTCGAGGCCTTCGGTCACCAGGAGCGCCTTGGCGGCGGCCAGGACCGCACGGTACGATTTGTTCACCGACACGGAATACTGATGGTTGTCGATCAGGAGCCGGGCCTGATACAGCTCCTGATCCGCTTCGAGGATGCCGTTCTCGATCATCTCGAGCGCACCGCCGGCGCATTCGCCCGGCCCGAGATCCTCCAACACGAATTCTTCCTCTCCCTCCCAATCGTAATAGAAGGTGGGATCGTCGTCGAAGGCCGGCACGATGGTATAGGGAATCAATTCGTCCTTGAGGGCGTTCTTGCCGACCCGGTCGATGAATGCCGGCAGGCCCTCACCCGGCTTGCGGTCGCGACGATACACATCGATCAAGTGCGTGATGGCGGCCGACACGGCCTTGGCGGGAAGTTTCACCGTCATCTGGCCGATCTTGGCCGTTCCGTTCACCTTGCCGCCGAGATGCAATTCGTAGAACGGCGCCGTATGCTCGCCGAGGCGCTTGCCGACCCCGTGCAGGCCGATCGTGGCGATGTGGTGTTGCGCGCACGAATTGTGGCATCCGCTGATCTTGACGCTGACGTCTTTCAAGTCCTCCGGCACGCGCCCAGCCGGGAACACCTCCGCCAATGCCCGCGCAAGCCCCTTGGACGACGTGATGCCTAAGCCGCAAGTGTCGGTGCCTGGGCAGGCGATGATATCCTCCACCAATTCCGCTCCGGGATCGGCCAGCCCCGTGGATGCCAGTTCGTCATACAGGGTTCTGATCGCGGGCTCCGGGATCCATCGAATGATCAGATTTTGATTGATCGTGGTGCGGATGTTCCCATTCGAGTACCGTTCCGCAAGATCGGCCACGAGCATCATCTGGTCGGCCGTCACATCGCCCATAAACAGCTTGACGACTGCCGCGAGGTAACCGGCCTGCTTCTGACGCACCACGTTGGTGCGTTTCCACATGTCGAAGGGCGTTTCCTGCACCGCGCCGTTGACGCGACCGTTTCCCGATAGGCTGTTTGGTGTCA
It encodes:
- a CDS encoding phosphoadenylyl-sulfate reductase, whose amino-acid sequence is MTQGSAEDIGVWGDSFASKQPQDVLTAAIQRYAPKIVLACSFGAEDVVLVDMVHRINPSVPLFYLDTDFLFPETYATRDRITERYNLKPAQIRQVRSLLTPVDQAARHGEALWARDPDQCCKIRKVEPLARVLKDYDAWITGIRREQSSTRANAKLIEWDHAFGLVKINPLATWTWAEVWTYIKVYEVPYNELHDRNYPSIGCTHCTKPVLPGDDPRSGRWQGREKTECGLHKAS
- a CDS encoding sulfurtransferase TusA family protein; the encoded protein is MTAKTLTSATVHTQPIPPAIADEIETFEQEAKRLLSGEIVPDLFKPFRLQYGIYGQRQPGVQMVRIKIPFGGLTANQLRRLAELAERYATGVGHVTTRQDIQLHFVELKDVTDIMRGLAEVGLTTREACANTVRNVTGCHLAGICQGEVFDITPYAKTVAYHLLRNPLNQSLPRKFKIAFSGCKHDCALTPIHDIGLLAAKREDGAIGFRMVVGGGLGSAPRIAQVLREFTPMHELIPSIEAVIKVFDTLGNRKNRNKARMKFVIDKLGFAEFKRRWEDAYVSMGHARPADEPLKLLEYEDRPTPLIMPEPVTPNSLSGNGRVNGAVQETPFDMWKRTNVVRQKQAGYLAAVVKLFMGDVTADQMMLVADLAERYSNGNIRTTINQNLIIRWIPEPAIRTLYDELASTGLADPGAELVEDIIACPGTDTCGLGITSSKGLARALAEVFPAGRVPEDLKDVSVKISGCHNSCAQHHIATIGLHGVGKRLGEHTAPFYELHLGGKVNGTAKIGQMTVKLPAKAVSAAITHLIDVYRRDRKPGEGLPAFIDRVGKNALKDELIPYTIVPAFDDDPTFYYDWEGEEEFVLEDLGPGECAGGALEMIENGILEADQELYQARLLIDNHQYSVSVNKSYRAVLAAAKALLVTEGLEPSTDAETFGEFERRIAGEGVVPPQYRDLGQKVGDLGPKDTTLESAKAKMAFAKGFVDACRAATDQMGKDLKLSPTTEATEAKVPAPPAPTKPAAPMPTGAPLYDLRGVACPMNYVKTKLKLEMMDAGEKLEVWLDAGEPIKNVPMSLKNDGHLIHLQEALEPEAAHFRILVEKVE
- a CDS encoding Mrp/NBP35 family ATP-binding protein, whose protein sequence is MAPEKDLKTILGKLRYSDDAKVVQQITEQMQQVQARMAGIKHKLVVMSGKGGVGKSMTTVNLALALARQHSRVGLLDVDLNGPCVPRMLGLHGRSLTMTPEGAVPPIGPLGIKVASMDFFLGAASPVRWKGPMDVSPVWLGLMEMNVIREFLADVVWGELDYLLADLPPGAAADKPPVIAGFIPDLAGAIVVTTPSEVASDVVQKSVTYARDMGIKVLGIVENMSEYRCPSCGEQNELFEGNTEAMCEVLDLPLLGRIPFDRKLARTFDKGEPLLDETYPTIQRYQEVAGRIRTLLDYKKVLAEKL
- a CDS encoding GTP-binding protein translates to MDTTTNKPSETLNIVIVGHVDHGKSTLLGRLYADTGSLPDGKLEKVQAICRQQGKEFEYAFLFDAFLEEQEQGITIDTARTFFIWQGRQYIIIDAPGHKEFLKNMISGAARAEAALLLIDALEGVKEQSKKHGYLLSLLGVRQFAVVVNKMDLVGYRQDVFDGIEKEYREFLSQFGAVPERVIPVSAKLGDNIAKRSGAMTWYGGPTVLDTLHLFKKETARSEQPLRFPIQDVYKFDARRIITGRITAGRLKIGDHLVFSPSNKRANIRSVEAFNIDPPPTGGEAGQSVGVTLDEQIFIERGEVATHHTQLPLVSTAFRANLFWLGRRPLEKGRKYLLRVATKEVDCEIAVIHKIIDTMDLAQQQDSASVARNQVAELTVRTKAPVAFDLSSSFEATGRFVLVDEYDIAGGGIITEVVHDDQEFLREEARRRDFAWVKGEVGIEERAQQYGHRAAIVLVTGGRHTGKSFLAKKLEGRLVADGRHAYLLDGENLRRGLDADLSEHERGQTTEMARRYGEVARLLIDTGLIVVSTTNPFGMGYAEAAQAIRTLVHPAPVIAVHMSKVPEEAPAGTDIILTGPADFDAATRRIIEELKRRGVLAHAIGAKPTFQYSI
- a CDS encoding YebC/PmpR family DNA-binding transcriptional regulator; the protein is MGGHSHWATIKRHKSAQDAKRGKVFTRIIRELTIAARGGGDPDGNPRLRLAIAKAKEANMPGDTMKKAIQRGTGELPGVSYEEFSLEGYGPGGTALLLEITSDNRNRTVAEIRSLFTKNHGNMAEAGAVAWQFQKKGLLTIDKGKVEEDALLSLALDAGAEDVKSGEKSFEVVTNPHDFEAVKKALADAKVDTSLAELTFVPQNTVRLEEKDAEQMLKLMEVMDEHDDVQKVHANFDIPDDVMEKVAAATAG
- a CDS encoding PCP reductase family protein, translated to MKFVCLNCETYMNFEKVEKPGEGSLGVFFGCPSCGAKFSMVTNPGETQMVSSLGVKLGGRTVAPEPFEMTRGTLKDEALAGSGQMAAYLNEKIQGGQPVGASPASAHKSGDKGGSSGCPFSAMVAEMGLTSSGKPASGAPANSEFTWTADAKEKLDRLPAFVKPMVQSSVEAYARKQGYTTITLQVMDDSKNDSPNGIAWTREAEQRLDNIPDFIRPMARKEIERLAKERGVATITAQVMDDAKDKFMKFM
- the ruvA gene encoding Holliday junction branch migration protein RuvA, with protein sequence MIASLTGRLAFKAPTHLTLDVQGVGYDVLIPLSTYYGLPDLNASLSLNIHTHVREDAIQLFGFSSRQEKETFLLLTTVSGVGPKTALGMLSALPVADLVSAIHAGDVEKLETVPGIGKKSAGRLVLELKDKLGKLDSGLESSAHGPGGTHERVLEDALSALTNLGYRVQDAKEALKRVRQDRPAMLSLQELIRNSLKELARG
- the trpD gene encoding anthranilate phosphoribosyltransferase → MAMHELIAKIAKGQKASKDLTWDEAKRAMKALIEGEATPAQVGAFLVAMRVKMESVTELAAFTATARSYVPPVRVSQELGVVDLPSYAGKQDTFHALAGAAIVAAAAGAAVLMHGYDGIPGRPGQAGVLDALGIPTDLDAKAAGEVVTKEGFAYLDIALYHPPLYRFLELRRELGVRNVFHPVARLLNPARSRSQVIGLTHPPYFEKTAEALRMLGAPRALVIRGVEGDPELSIAMVTKVLELRDDRITPLTLAPKDVGLSLGTSREMGGFPPEQRDKEALLLRRILHNQVPGGPRDWVLFNAAMLLYAAGKESSLAACVPRARRAIENGAAARKLEALSRQSIVAVSGG
- a CDS encoding sulfate adenylyltransferase subunit 2, which codes for MKHLRQLEDQSVYILREAYKHFDNLAMLWSMGKDSTVLLWLARKAFFGHVPFPLLHVDTSYKIPAMIEYRDRLAREWHLNLVVGQNKEALAAGMNHTLGRVTCCTALKTNGLKQLLEQKGYTGVILGVRADEEGTRAKERYFSPRDKHGDWDFRDQPPELWDQFKTTFPPGTHIRIHPLLDWTEINIWEYIKLENIPFIDLYLDKGDGSRYRSLGCAPCTMPIKSTAKSVDDIIEELRHTTVAERSGRAQDEGRGMELLRKDGYM